In the genome of Candida dubliniensis CD36 chromosome 3, complete sequence, the window AGTAATTACAGCTCatgtatatataaatgTACAAgttttttctaaaaaaaaaaaagaatactCAAACTAAGACTAAGAAGAAAACGTTCGTACTAAATTTGGACGGAATGATTTGCACTATTCTCCCCACCACTTTTGATATGagcattttttttcttctgcAAATATATTTGGTGTGAATAATTGTGTTTGGACtagtttcaaataattattattgcgCGCCAGtattgaaataaatttgaaatcgCTACGTTTGCTAATTCTGGCTCCTTCTTTTGTCTTTACTTTATATTTCagtcattttattttcacGTCATGAGTGGTCTTGCTTTGAAATTTACCTCTCTACTAGTGAGGACGATTGCAAAACCAATTGGTAATGCAATCAAAAGGCAAGCAAAAGACCACGAAAGATTCAGAAGATTATGCATTAGTTTTGCCCAAAAGATGCATTCTTctgaaataaaattgagGATGTCATTATTGGgggaaaataaaataaaagtgAAGCCATTGAATGATAACAAAGCCATTGAGCAAGGTGCAACTTTTATATCCgaatttttcatattcagTGTTGCTGGTTCCTTAATTTTCTACGAAAGCTATAGAAGTCGAAAGAAGGCAACCAATGAGCGAGATGCATTGGCAGATGACATAACACTGTTACAAagtgaaattgaaaagattAATAATAAGCTTGAGGATATTAATATCaagttgattgattataaaGTTTCAGCATCATCCTCAGAAACCGCTCCTAAATAGAGGAGTCATGTACATATTTGTAAATAAATCTATAGCAAACATATTCACGATATACATTACATtatacaatacaatataaaaggaaacaaaaaataacaataagaaTTGATACTAGAAAACTTATACAAAAATACAAATGTAATAAAAAGACACACCAATCAACCACCCACCCACCTGGTGGCataaaaaaaggaaaaacaaaattcaaaacaTTATAGTACAgctttttttaaaaaaaacaaaaggaTAAACATAAGAACAATTTGAATCATTCCAATCAATCTTGTTCcattttggtttatttttggcccttcttcttttcaacttttaataataagGCTTTATTAATGTGAGGCAACACACCACCATAAGCGATAGTAGctttaatcaaattgtcCAATTCCTCATCTCCTCTAATTGCCAATTGCAAATGTCTTGGTGTGATTCTTTTGACCTTCAAGTCCTTGGCAGCATTACCAGCCAATTCCAAAACTTCTGCTGTTAAATATTCCAAAACGGCAGTCAAATAAATGGCAGCCTTGGATCCAACAcgaattttgttttgaacaTTTCTTCTCAAATATCTCTTGACTCTTCCCACTGGGAATTGTAACCCTGCTCTAGCTGAATGTGATGTAGATGATTTGGCGATTTCTGAGgattttccttttcctccATGCACTTTTCCCTTCCCAGACATtatgttttgttttgt includes:
- a CDS encoding histone H2AZ (Similar to S. cerevisiae HTZ1;~In S. cerevisiae: histone variant; exchanged for histone H2A in nucleosomes by the SWR1 complex; involved in transcriptional regulation through prevention of the spread of silent heterochromatin); this encodes MSGKGKVHGGKGKSSEIAKSSTSHSARAGLQFPVGRVKRYLRRNVQNKIRVGSKAAIYLTAVLEYLTAEVLELAGNAAKDLKVKRITPRHLQLAIRGDEELDNLIKATIAYGGVLPHINKALLLKVEKKKGQK
- a CDS encoding optic atrophy 3 family protein, putative (no apparent S. cerevisiae orthologue) translates to MSGLALKFTSLLVRTIAKPIGNAIKRQAKDHERFRRLCISFAQKMHSSEIKLRMSLLGENKIKVKPLNDNKAIEQGATFISEFFIFSVAGSLIFYESYRSRKKATNERDALADDITSLQSEIEKINNKLEDINIKLIDYKVSASSSETAPK